The following are encoded in a window of Providencia rettgeri genomic DNA:
- the caiB gene encoding L-carnitine CoA-transferase, with protein MAAHLPMPEFGPLSGVKVVFSGIEIAGPFAGQMFAEWGAEVIWIENVAWADTIRVQPNYPQLSRRNLRALSLNIFKDEGRDAFLKLMETTDIFIEASKGPAFARRGITDEVLWEHNPKLVIAHLSGFGQYGDPQYTNLAAYNTIAQAFSGYLIQNGDKDQPMPAFPYTADYFSGMTATTAALAALYKARETGKGESIDVAMYEVMLRMGQYFMMDYFNGGEICPRMTKGKDPYYAGCGLYSCNDGYIVMEIVGITQIQEIFKDIGLAHLLGTPEIPEGTQLIHRVECPYGPLVEEKLDEWLGARSIEEVLARLAELNIASAKVLTIPELETNPQYIARESITSWQTMDGETCRGPNVMPKFKNNPGQIWRGMPSHGMDTSEILKSIGYSENDIRGLVDKGLAKIVE; from the coding sequence ATGGCAGCGCATTTACCTATGCCTGAATTTGGTCCACTTTCAGGGGTTAAAGTCGTATTTTCAGGAATTGAAATTGCAGGCCCATTCGCAGGACAAATGTTTGCGGAGTGGGGCGCAGAAGTTATATGGATTGAGAACGTTGCGTGGGCCGACACTATCCGTGTTCAGCCAAATTACCCACAACTTTCACGTCGTAATTTGCGGGCACTATCCTTGAATATTTTTAAGGATGAAGGGCGAGACGCATTTCTGAAGTTGATGGAAACGACTGACATATTTATTGAAGCGAGTAAAGGACCGGCATTTGCCCGCCGTGGGATCACCGATGAAGTGCTGTGGGAGCACAATCCCAAATTGGTTATCGCGCATCTATCGGGCTTTGGTCAATATGGTGATCCGCAATATACCAACCTTGCCGCCTATAACACTATCGCGCAGGCCTTTAGTGGCTACCTCATTCAAAACGGTGATAAAGACCAACCGATGCCTGCTTTCCCATATACCGCTGACTATTTCTCCGGAATGACCGCCACCACTGCGGCGTTAGCGGCGTTATACAAAGCGCGTGAAACAGGTAAAGGAGAAAGTATTGATGTGGCGATGTATGAAGTGATGCTGCGCATGGGGCAATACTTCATGATGGATTATTTCAATGGTGGTGAGATTTGTCCACGTATGACCAAAGGTAAAGACCCGTATTACGCCGGTTGCGGTCTATATAGCTGTAATGATGGTTATATTGTTATGGAAATCGTTGGTATTACGCAAATTCAAGAAATTTTCAAAGATATCGGACTGGCACATTTACTGGGTACGCCTGAAATCCCAGAAGGCACACAACTTATTCACCGTGTTGAATGCCCATATGGGCCATTAGTTGAAGAAAAATTGGATGAGTGGTTAGGGGCTCGTTCAATTGAAGAGGTTCTGGCTAGGTTGGCTGAGCTGAACATCGCCAGTGCCAAAGTGTTGACCATTCCTGAGTTAGAAACGAATCCACAATATATTGCTCGTGAATCCATTACCAGTTGGCAAACCATGGATGGGGAAACCTGTCGTGGTCCAAATGTAATGCCAAAATTCAAAAATAATCCGGGGCAAATTTGGCGTGGTATGCCATCCCACGGTATGGACACGAGTGAAATACTAAAAAGCATTGGCTACAGCGAAAATGATATTCGGGGGCTGGTCGATAAAGGGCTAGCCAAAATTGTTGAGTAA
- the caiC gene encoding crotonobetaine/carnitine-CoA ligase, which produces MDVIGRQNLRQMWDDLALTHQDNKALIFESCDGNIREFSYLEMNKQINRTANLFLAYGIQKGDKVALHLDNCPEFFFCWFGLAKIGAIMVPINARFKYLESAWIMQNCQPRMVVTCTPFVDIYQRVLADESTRLEHIFLIADTPVPQQDGISDFLSEHAHQPTELTQIRELSVSDTAEILFTSGTTSKPKGVIITHYNLRFAGYYSSWQNALRADDVYLTVMPAFHIDCQCTAAMAAFSVGATFVLIEKYSARRFWQQVVKHRATVIELIPMMIRTLLSQPLADNEKDHCLREAMFYLNLSDEEKEQFMARFGVKRFLTSYGMTETIVGVIGDRPGDIRRWPSIGRPGFCYQAQIRDKNNQPVKTGVIGELCLKGERGKTLFKEYYNNPEATAKTFDDTGWMHTGDFAYQDEDGFFYFVDRSCNMIKRGGENVSCSEIENIIASHPAIVDVAVIGVADDIRDEAIKAFIVLEEGETLTQEEFFAFCEKQMAKFKVPTCVEVRKDLPRNCSGKVLKKHLQ; this is translated from the coding sequence ATGGATGTAATCGGTAGACAAAATTTGCGTCAAATGTGGGATGACCTTGCGTTGACTCACCAAGACAATAAGGCGCTTATCTTTGAGTCTTGTGATGGAAATATCCGCGAATTCAGCTATTTAGAAATGAATAAGCAAATTAATCGCACAGCAAATCTCTTTTTAGCTTATGGCATTCAAAAAGGAGATAAAGTTGCCTTACATCTGGATAATTGCCCTGAATTTTTCTTTTGCTGGTTTGGTTTAGCGAAAATCGGCGCAATTATGGTGCCCATCAATGCACGCTTTAAATATCTTGAAAGCGCGTGGATTATGCAGAATTGCCAGCCTCGTATGGTGGTAACTTGCACGCCGTTTGTCGACATTTATCAGCGTGTTTTAGCCGATGAGAGCACTCGCCTCGAACATATTTTTTTAATTGCAGATACGCCCGTTCCACAACAAGACGGTATTTCGGACTTTTTATCGGAACATGCACATCAACCAACTGAACTCACACAAATTAGAGAACTTAGTGTGAGCGATACAGCGGAAATCTTGTTTACATCAGGGACAACCTCAAAACCAAAAGGGGTGATTATCACCCACTATAATTTGCGTTTTGCGGGCTATTACTCTTCATGGCAAAACGCATTGCGCGCCGATGATGTGTACTTAACCGTGATGCCTGCCTTTCACATTGATTGCCAGTGTACGGCAGCGATGGCGGCTTTCTCCGTAGGGGCAACATTTGTTTTAATCGAAAAATACAGCGCGCGACGTTTTTGGCAGCAGGTTGTGAAGCACCGCGCTACTGTGATAGAGCTGATCCCAATGATGATCCGGACGTTGTTAAGCCAGCCGCTGGCGGATAACGAAAAAGATCATTGCCTGCGAGAAGCCATGTTCTATCTCAATTTAAGTGATGAAGAAAAAGAGCAGTTTATGGCTCGTTTTGGTGTAAAACGCTTTTTGACCTCTTATGGTATGACGGAAACGATTGTGGGGGTAATTGGTGACAGACCCGGTGATATACGCCGCTGGCCGTCAATTGGTCGCCCTGGTTTTTGTTATCAAGCGCAAATTCGAGATAAAAACAATCAGCCGGTTAAAACTGGGGTGATAGGTGAACTGTGCTTGAAAGGCGAACGCGGTAAAACGCTTTTCAAAGAGTATTACAACAATCCCGAAGCGACAGCGAAAACCTTTGATGACACAGGCTGGATGCACACTGGGGATTTTGCCTACCAAGATGAGGACGGCTTTTTCTATTTTGTCGATAGAAGCTGCAACATGATCAAACGCGGCGGTGAGAATGTCTCTTGTAGTGAAATCGAAAATATTATTGCCTCACATCCTGCGATTGTGGATGTGGCAGTGATTGGCGTAGCGGATGATATCCGCGACGAAGCGATTAAAGCGTTTATCGTGTTGGAGGAAGGTGAAACCTTAACACAGGAAGAGTTTTTTGCTTTTTGTGAAAAACAAATGGCGAAGTTCAAAGTACCGACATGTGTTGAAGTGCGTAAAGATTTACCGCGCAATTGTTCAGGGAAAGTGCTGAAAAAACATCTGCAATAA